The Erigeron canadensis isolate Cc75 chromosome 1, C_canadensis_v1, whole genome shotgun sequence genome segment ACAATCTTTTCCTCAAATCAACTAATAGAAATTCGACTTTGTGGAAATGCTTCGTTTAATAAAGCTAGATGTATCTATGAAATCTTATACTAATATTGACCAAATCTATTATGCAAGAACAGCTTTTCACTTGCTAATCcgaaaatcaaaatcaaatctcCCCAAACACTCAAAACTCTAACGACTTTAATGCACATCCAAAAAATTCTGCTGCCTACAACCACCGATACTGTCCACAATATCAGCTACATTAAGTGCACGACACATTTCCTTAACCCTTACGTATGATAATTATAGAAATAATATAGATTCCACATTTATGAGGGTTGCTGAGTTGACTACTGGCCTAGGACTTGATTTTGAGAACGGAACTTAGACAATTGGTCTTGGTAATATGCATGATAGGGGTCTGACCCATTAAAAAAGTTGAACATGGGTTTCCCAGAATTGCTAGCAATGACTCTTCTTTCAAACTCAAGCCCATTTTTTGCCACAAAGCTTGCAGTTTTGTCTACTATGGTTCTCAGATCAGGGGGAGGTTGGATGATTCCTATTGTTCGGGTGTGTGTAGCGATTGATGCATGGGAAGCATTAGACCTATTTTGGTCTTCCTCGACCACTTGCACAAGTTCATCATCAGAGTCATTTTGTACTTGGGCTGCAGGTGGAGGACCAAGATCACCATCAGATGGTGGTGCTGGAAGGGGCAATGTTGGCAATGAGCCCAACATTTTGTAAAAAATGAATGCGGCACAAAGTAAAATAGTCACGACACACGATCTAGTTTCAATAGCAGTAGACCATGTTCCAGAAGTTACCCTGCAAAGAAAAAAGTATAGTTTAGTATTGGCATCCTttcaataaattttttgaatatatatgcaaatatacaGTGAATATTGAATCGAATCTAGGGAAAAACCTCAACTTAGGTAAAAAACACCTCACATGCTATTTTTGAATAATAAAGTATCCAGATAAACgtagaattttatttttcaactcTGGAGCTTTTCACCTAAGTTGGGTTTTTGAATAATAAAGTATCCAGATAAAACTTGAAGAACGAGATCGGTTCTGGTCAAAACACATGTGTTATTAAGATGGAATAATCACAATCTAACCCAGGCATAGCAAAATATACCACAGATCCCAATCACCAACTAACCCAAAACAAGCTTTGAAAGATTGCCGCCCTAAACTAAACCACTGAAAAAAGTCTTCGGCAATCCAACATACCCCAACCTCCTATAGAAAGAATCATCAATTCTTATGTTTCAAgcaaagttaagggccttcgtaCAGAAAGAGTGACAGAAAAAACAAATCTAAGTTCAGTAACCAATCTAAAGAGTgacagaaaaaaacaaaaaagatttaTGTTCAAACTTCGTACAGGTTTCAGCTAACATACACATACaacatatctatactatcttatactaataattatcactttctctttcataaaagtgttagatgaaaataaattaatttacatcattaatcatttatcttctaaattatatctactatcaatttacatcaattacatttacacaaattacttacagagttgcacccaccatgaacaacaccaccacgaccaccgtcaccaccgccaatcgtcgtcaccaccaaaccgccgccgcatcgcgcgggcacaATGCTAGTCTACATTAACGAAAATCTAAGTTCAGTAATCAATCGCTCctacataaattttaaaaaatcgttCAACATCACAAAGGAGGTTGCTTCTACACAAATACATGATATGCAAAACACCCTCCCAAGAATAGctaattgttttataatatatacaaaatctaCAACACTAACATCAAAGAACGTATACGGACATCAACCAAATAAATCTTTCTACATGCACAACTTAAATTACAGTACCTTTATATCTTTGAGACTCATGCTGCACAAAAGTCAATAATCgaataaatattcaaaattaactaAACAAAGTCACAAAGATGATGCAATTTGATTTCAAAATTAGGACTTCAATGTTTTCGATGTAACATGAATTTCAAGATTTACTAATCATCAAAAATAATTTCGCCCAAACTTATATTGTCATGATGCCACGATCGATGTAGTTTTTAAACGCCTTAGTTTTGCTATCCAAAAAGGAGTGGTGGCGGCTCGTTTGCCTTTTATTTCCTATGTAAATTtctatatttaagaaaaaaaaaaattttaaacaaatatatccATCAAGTTAACCTAATACTatattatactaataataataataagcaaaAAAATATTATACGATTCTTTACCAATATATGTAGGATTATTTACCTCTTAAAAACCCTTCAAAGCAGTGATTTTCGAATTGATCGACAATTGGGAGCTCCGATAATTTGAATTTTGTAAAACCGTAAAAAGCAGTATTCGAATTTGATGGAAAATTTGAGAATATATATACGGGTTTGTTAACCAAAATAAGGAAAAGAAAGACCAGGAAAAGGATTAGGGAAGAATCAACACGTTTGGTTAGCAGGATATTTTTATAAGAAATGACAtggaattgaatgaaattcataatatcaattataaaattaataataaaaaatttgaaatataattattaatttgtaatgttaatactttttaaaaaaatataaaaatttatatagaatattaattattttttgtagaaataataatttttttataaaataatattaaattttataaactaagtttgtttttttataagaattttttttgttaaatagtaataaatttttgtaaaataataaatatttttatacaataatattgtaatttataaatattaataaaaatattattaatttttttgtaaattaatatttataataatttgtatatatatatatatatttttttgataaaataataataaaaaaagttttaaataatattaaattttacaagctaaaattagatttttatataaaacaaatgactttaataagtagtaataaactttataagtattaataattttttataaaattttaaataatttttaactaacacgaaataattattaacaataatattaataatgtgatgttcaaaaaaatttaataatgtaataataatattataggtttataaataattttaatggtAATCATATTGATAATAAacatagttttaaaatatattataataattttaataattaaagaataattataaaagatttaggtcccgtttggttcacaaaatttgatggaattggaattaaatttcatttcttagtgcgtttggttatTCAAATAAAGGAGAATCTCATTCCGTAAAAATGtaaacattcattattatatgtatatgggtATTATTCATTATTTAATAGAGGTTTTTGTATTGTATAAGGAAACAtggtaatatctaataataaaaagggagatttacatatataccCCATTTTTAAcacataattatatatctattcaAAGCATGTTTTAAAAGTATTGTATTTATGCATTGAAAACTTGCACTttggataaatatataataaaaataataaaagttatatgtattGTCAAAGACTAACAACCGGattaaattaaccttttttttaccaaa includes the following:
- the LOC122585910 gene encoding probable splicing factor 3A subunit 1; this encodes MVGATLVTSGTWSTAIETRSCVVTILLCAAFIFYKMLGSLPTLPLPAPPSDGDLGPPPAAQVQNDSDDELVQVVEEDQNRSNASHASIATHTRTIGIIQPPPDLRTIVDKTASFVAKNGLEFERRVIASNSGKPMFNFFNGSDPYHAYYQDQLSKFRSQNQVLGQ